One Eremothecium cymbalariae DBVPG#7215 chromosome 2, complete sequence DNA window includes the following coding sequences:
- the RPS22B gene encoding 40S ribosomal uS8 domain-containing protein (similar to Ashbya gossypii AFR579W 2-introns) — protein sequence MVARTSALADALNAINNAEKTGKRQVLIRPSSKVIIKFLQVMQKHGYIGEFEYIDDHRSGKIVVQLNGRLNKCGVISPRFNIKINEVEKWTANLLPARQFGYVILTTSAGIMDHEEAHRKHVAGKVLGFVY from the exons ATGG TGGCTCGTACTTCTGCTTTGGCTGACGCTTTGAACGCTATTAACAACGCTGAAAAAACCGGAAAGCGTCAGGTTTTAATTAGACCTTCCTCCAAGGTTATCATCAAGTTTTTGCAAGTTATGCAGAAGCATG GCTACATTGGTGAATTTGAATACATCGATGATCACAGATCTGGTAAGATTGTTGTTCAATTGAACGGTAGATTAAACAAGTGCGGCGTCATCTCTCCAAGATTCAACATCAAGATCAACGAGGTCGAAAAGTGGACTGCTAACTTGCTACCAGCTAGGCAGTTTGGTTACGTCATTTTGACAACTTCTGCTGGAATTATGGATCACGAAGAAGCTCACAGGAAACACGTTGCCGGTAAAGTGTTGGGTTTCGTGTACTGA